In one Rhodococcus sp. B50 genomic region, the following are encoded:
- a CDS encoding Glu/Leu/Phe/Val dehydrogenase dimerization domain-containing protein, with the protein MKNLLTRFEEKAPEIVFEWHDTETTARGWVVINSLRGGAAGGGTRMRRGLDRREVESLAKTMEIKFTVSGPAIGGAKSGIDFDPSDPRKEGVLRRWFAAVTPLLRAYYGTGGDLNVDEMNEVVPLTEANGLWHPQEGVVNGHFGKDERQRIQRVGQLRLGVAKVVEDARFTPATSTKYTVADLITGYGVAESVRHHQLVYRGSDLAGKRVVVQGWGNVGAAAAYYLAQAGASIVGIIDRDGGILEPEGLSFDEIRTLLLERDGNALRSDRMLPFDEVNARIWDLGAEIFLPCAASRLVTREQVDRMVAAGLETIASGANVPFADDEIFYGPTYEHADKSVAVIPDFIANCGMARAFAQLMEGDVEVSDAAIFGDVSTTIETALRRCHDRSAELTGLAATAFEIALDQLVPAGERIDD; encoded by the coding sequence ATGAAGAACCTGCTGACGCGATTCGAAGAAAAAGCCCCCGAGATCGTCTTCGAGTGGCACGACACCGAGACCACCGCCCGGGGCTGGGTCGTCATCAACTCCCTGCGGGGCGGTGCAGCCGGTGGCGGCACCCGCATGCGCCGCGGTCTCGACCGGCGCGAGGTGGAGTCGCTGGCGAAGACCATGGAGATCAAGTTCACCGTCTCCGGACCTGCGATCGGCGGCGCCAAGTCCGGCATCGATTTCGATCCGTCCGACCCCCGTAAGGAGGGTGTGCTGCGCCGCTGGTTCGCGGCCGTCACTCCCCTGCTGCGGGCGTACTACGGCACCGGCGGCGACCTCAACGTCGACGAGATGAACGAGGTCGTTCCGCTCACCGAGGCCAACGGCCTGTGGCACCCGCAGGAAGGTGTCGTCAACGGACACTTCGGCAAGGACGAGCGCCAACGGATCCAGCGGGTGGGCCAGCTGCGGCTCGGCGTCGCGAAGGTTGTCGAGGACGCGCGGTTCACTCCGGCCACCAGCACGAAATACACTGTCGCCGATCTGATCACCGGTTACGGTGTTGCCGAGTCGGTCCGTCACCACCAGCTCGTCTACCGGGGCAGCGACCTCGCGGGCAAGCGTGTGGTCGTGCAGGGCTGGGGCAATGTCGGCGCCGCCGCTGCCTACTATCTCGCCCAGGCCGGCGCGTCGATCGTGGGCATCATCGACCGCGACGGCGGCATCCTCGAACCCGAGGGACTCTCCTTCGACGAGATCCGCACCCTGCTGCTCGAGCGCGACGGCAACGCCCTGCGCAGCGACCGCATGCTTCCCTTCGACGAGGTGAACGCCCGCATCTGGGATCTCGGAGCCGAGATCTTCCTGCCCTGCGCCGCAAGCCGACTCGTCACCCGCGAACAAGTCGACCGCATGGTCGCTGCGGGACTCGAGACGATCGCCTCCGGCGCCAACGTCCCGTTCGCCGACGACGAGATCTTCTACGGCCCCACCTACGAGCACGCCGACAAGTCCGTCGCCGTGATCCCCGACTTCATCGCCAACTGCGGTATGGCCCGCGCCTTCGCCCAGCTCATGGAAGGCGACGTGGAGGTCTCCGACGCCGCGATCTTCGGCGATGTGTCCACCACCATCGAGACGGCTCTGCGCCGGTGCCACGACCGGTCGGCCGAGCTCACCGGACTCGCCGCGACGGCCTTCGAGATCGCACTCGACCAGCTGGTCCCGGCCGGGGAGCGCATCGATGACTGA
- a CDS encoding cytochrome P450, translated as MTDLASADYFTDGEIAQSPFEYFDHMRSHNPVHREPHYGVVVVTGYHEVVEGFKNSEALSAVNSIGGPFPPLPFEPEGDDITEQIEAHRHQFPIFEHMVTMDPPDHTRARSLLGRLLTPKRLKENEEYLWGLADDVLDEFIDEGRCEFLGDYAKPFATMAITDLLGVPEEDREEFRWVLGAGERPGTRVGALDHEPVGINPLEFLDGRFEKYLADRRREPRNDILSGLAAATYPDGSTPELLEVVRPATFLFAAGQETVTKLLSSSLRVLCERPEYQKILREDRNLIKPFMEESLRFDSPTKVDFRLARKTTTIGDVEVPAGTVVMLSLAAANRDPRKFDEPNEFRLDRRNSHDHIAFGRGLHTCAGAPLARIEGHVTLNRLLDRMEDIRLSERAHGPEDDRVFAYEPTFLLRGLVDLHIEFTRSTT; from the coding sequence ATGACCGATCTCGCATCAGCCGACTATTTCACCGACGGAGAGATCGCCCAGAGTCCGTTCGAATACTTCGACCACATGCGCAGTCACAACCCGGTGCATCGGGAACCCCACTACGGGGTCGTGGTCGTCACCGGCTATCACGAGGTGGTCGAAGGGTTCAAGAACAGCGAGGCACTGTCCGCGGTCAATTCGATCGGAGGTCCGTTCCCGCCGTTGCCCTTCGAGCCCGAAGGCGACGACATCACCGAACAGATCGAGGCCCATCGTCACCAGTTCCCGATCTTCGAGCACATGGTGACGATGGACCCGCCCGACCACACGCGTGCCCGGTCGCTGCTCGGACGTCTCCTCACCCCGAAACGACTGAAAGAGAACGAGGAGTATCTCTGGGGCTTGGCCGACGACGTCCTCGACGAGTTCATCGACGAGGGTCGCTGCGAGTTCCTGGGTGATTACGCAAAACCGTTCGCCACCATGGCGATCACCGACCTGCTCGGTGTTCCGGAGGAGGACCGTGAGGAGTTCCGGTGGGTGCTCGGCGCAGGTGAACGGCCCGGCACCCGGGTCGGCGCGCTCGACCACGAACCCGTCGGGATCAATCCCCTCGAATTCCTCGACGGCCGTTTCGAGAAGTATCTCGCCGACCGTCGTCGCGAACCCCGCAACGACATCCTCAGTGGGCTGGCCGCCGCGACCTATCCGGACGGCTCGACACCCGAGCTCCTCGAGGTCGTCCGCCCCGCGACGTTCCTGTTCGCCGCCGGCCAGGAAACGGTGACGAAACTCCTCAGCTCGTCGTTGCGGGTGCTCTGCGAACGTCCCGAGTACCAGAAGATCCTGCGCGAGGATCGCAACCTCATCAAACCGTTCATGGAGGAATCGCTGCGCTTCGACAGCCCCACGAAGGTGGACTTCCGCCTCGCCCGCAAGACCACGACGATCGGCGACGTCGAGGTGCCGGCCGGGACCGTCGTGATGCTGAGCCTCGCTGCCGCCAACCGGGATCCGCGTAAATTCGATGAGCCGAACGAGTTCCGGCTCGATCGCAGGAACTCGCACGATCACATCGCGTTCGGACGCGGGCTGCACACCTGTGCCGGTGCACCGCTCGCACGCATCGAAGGACACGTCACGCTCAACCGCCTGCTCGATCGGATGGAGGACATTCGTCTCAGCGAACGCGCGCACGGCCCGGAGGACGACCGCGTGTTCGCCTACGAGCCCACCTTCCTTCTGCGCGGGCTCGTCGACCTCCACATCGAGTTCACCCGCAGCACGACGTAA
- a CDS encoding VOC family protein produces the protein MEAQDLEEFSLTISFNHTIVAADDKQHSAYFLTTLFGLPDPVPAGHFLAVELANGVTLDFAEPPPDVEYPPQHYAFLVSEEEFDEIYARILEQKIEHWADPRQSAHGINRNDGGRGTYFLDPAGHFMEIITRPYGWRP, from the coding sequence ATGGAGGCGCAGGACCTCGAGGAGTTCTCCTTGACCATCTCGTTCAACCACACCATCGTCGCGGCAGACGACAAGCAGCATTCGGCCTATTTCCTCACGACCCTGTTCGGTCTGCCCGACCCTGTCCCCGCCGGGCACTTCCTCGCCGTCGAACTCGCCAACGGCGTCACCCTCGACTTCGCCGAGCCGCCGCCGGACGTGGAGTACCCGCCGCAGCACTACGCGTTCCTGGTGTCGGAGGAGGAGTTCGACGAGATCTACGCTCGGATTCTCGAACAGAAGATCGAACACTGGGCCGATCCTCGGCAGTCGGCGCACGGCATCAACAGGAACGACGGGGGTCGAGGAACCTACTTCCTCGACCCCGCCGGTCACTTCATGGAGATCATCACGCGCCCCTACGGTTGGCGCCCCTGA
- a CDS encoding amino acid permease, translating to MTETLAPATTTGAQSTAGLHRAMRPRQLVMMSLGGAIGAGLFVGSGAGIAVAGPAILISFLVAAVLVVFVMHMMGEMAAANPASGAFSEHTENALGPVAGRTIGWLYWVQVIIVIAAEATGAAAITAVALPGIPQWASALFYMVVLTGVNLVGVRRFGEVEFWFAAIKIVAILAFLVIGVAMIAGWMPTFETTGFANLTAHGGFAPTGIAGIAAGLLIVVFAFGGTEIIAIAAAETADPRRNVGRAVRTLVWRILVFYIGSVLVMVTILPWTSEDLATGPFVAVLQAGAVPGAAAVMTVIVVVALLSSLNAMLFSASRMIFSLSHRGSAHPAFGRLSSNGVPRNAVLASVAFGFVTVGLNYLYPDKVLPLLLNAVGSTILVLWTFVAVSHLVLRRRARRNGTEDALPLKMWGFPYLSYATLGLLAGIAVLALFDPAARTQLLATGALTAAIAGTCTVLARRRAAAETIQAETIQGRQP from the coding sequence ATGACTGAAACCCTGGCTCCCGCGACCACCACCGGTGCCCAGAGCACCGCCGGTCTGCATCGCGCCATGCGGCCCCGCCAGCTCGTCATGATGAGCCTCGGCGGTGCCATCGGGGCCGGCCTGTTCGTCGGGTCGGGGGCGGGCATCGCCGTCGCCGGCCCGGCGATCCTGATCTCGTTCCTGGTGGCGGCCGTTCTCGTCGTGTTCGTGATGCACATGATGGGTGAGATGGCCGCGGCCAACCCCGCCAGCGGTGCGTTCTCCGAGCACACCGAGAACGCCCTGGGTCCTGTGGCGGGCCGGACCATCGGGTGGTTGTACTGGGTCCAGGTCATCATCGTGATCGCTGCGGAGGCCACCGGTGCTGCCGCGATCACCGCGGTGGCACTGCCCGGGATTCCCCAGTGGGCGTCCGCGCTGTTCTACATGGTCGTGCTGACGGGCGTGAACCTCGTCGGCGTGCGCCGCTTCGGCGAGGTCGAATTCTGGTTCGCCGCAATCAAGATCGTCGCGATCCTCGCCTTCCTGGTGATCGGTGTCGCGATGATCGCCGGATGGATGCCCACCTTCGAGACGACCGGTTTCGCGAACCTCACGGCACACGGCGGGTTCGCTCCCACCGGTATCGCCGGTATCGCAGCCGGCCTGCTCATCGTGGTGTTCGCGTTCGGTGGCACCGAGATCATCGCGATCGCCGCCGCAGAGACCGCCGATCCCCGCCGCAACGTGGGCCGCGCGGTGCGCACCCTGGTGTGGCGCATCCTCGTGTTCTACATCGGGTCGGTGCTCGTGATGGTGACGATCCTGCCGTGGACCTCCGAGGATCTTGCGACGGGTCCGTTCGTCGCCGTGCTGCAGGCCGGCGCCGTTCCGGGTGCCGCCGCCGTGATGACGGTGATCGTCGTGGTCGCACTGCTTTCGTCGCTCAACGCGATGCTGTTCAGCGCCTCGCGGATGATCTTCTCGCTGTCACATCGCGGGTCCGCACATCCCGCCTTCGGGCGACTGTCCTCCAACGGAGTTCCGCGCAACGCGGTGCTCGCCTCGGTGGCCTTCGGTTTCGTCACGGTCGGCCTGAACTATCTCTACCCCGACAAGGTGCTGCCTCTGCTCCTCAACGCCGTCGGCTCCACCATCCTGGTGCTGTGGACGTTCGTCGCGGTCTCGCACCTCGTACTCCGCCGTCGCGCACGACGCAACGGCACCGAGGACGCACTGCCGCTGAAGATGTGGGGCTTCCCGTACCTGTCGTACGCGACGCTCGGCCTGCTCGCCGGTATCGCGGTGCTCGCACTGTTCGACCCTGCCGCGCGCACTCAGCTGCTCGCGACCGGCGCGCTGACCGCAGCGATCGCGGGTACCTGCACGGTACTGGCACGGCGACGCGCTGCGGCCGAGACGATTCAGGCCGAGACGATTCAGGGGCGCCAACCGTAG
- a CDS encoding TetR family transcriptional regulator, with product MSGIAIPNEADEARARLLETVVELLEEGGYDAVQLREVARRTRMSLSTVYKRFATREELILAAIEHWMKENHAGLVEQPRAPGERLHPAMMRVIRAIFEPWEKNPAMLLAYFRVRTAPGWEGLHTQGFDAVVPVGMAVLEDVDPGFVDEMMSILSSVVFGLVGRCLEGQIELADILPTIDRAVYWLTTGYEATHGEGRGQDS from the coding sequence ATGAGTGGTATCGCTATCCCGAACGAAGCGGACGAGGCGCGGGCACGCCTGCTCGAGACCGTCGTCGAACTCCTGGAGGAGGGTGGCTACGACGCCGTCCAGCTGCGCGAGGTCGCACGTCGCACCCGCATGTCACTGTCCACCGTCTACAAACGGTTTGCGACACGCGAGGAACTGATCCTTGCTGCCATCGAGCACTGGATGAAGGAGAACCACGCCGGCCTCGTCGAGCAGCCGCGCGCACCGGGTGAGCGCCTGCACCCGGCGATGATGCGAGTCATCCGCGCCATCTTCGAACCGTGGGAGAAGAACCCCGCGATGCTCCTCGCCTACTTCCGGGTGAGGACGGCCCCGGGATGGGAAGGTCTGCATACGCAGGGCTTCGACGCGGTGGTGCCCGTCGGCATGGCAGTCCTGGAGGATGTCGACCCCGGCTTCGTCGACGAGATGATGTCGATCTTGTCGAGCGTCGTCTTCGGGCTCGTCGGCCGGTGCCTCGAAGGGCAGATCGAGCTCGCCGACATCCTGCCGACGATCGATCGCGCGGTGTACTGGCTGACCACCGGATACGAGGCCACGCACGGCGAGGGACGCGGCCAGGATTCCTAG
- a CDS encoding Lrp/AsnC family transcriptional regulator, translating into MREPVQLDELDFALLEALHADPKVGALELSRRLKVARATVSARLRRLEDTGVIAGYEPRINLAAAGFDVQAFVTMEIVQGALEDVTEVLERIPGVLEAFATTGAGDVLCRIGAESHLGLQQTLIELNRSSIVARSTSVMVLSEVVHYRAMPLLRTLQPERSAKAPAYRR; encoded by the coding sequence ATGCGCGAGCCCGTGCAGCTGGACGAATTGGATTTCGCTCTCCTCGAGGCTCTGCATGCCGACCCGAAGGTCGGCGCGCTCGAGCTGTCCCGTCGCCTGAAGGTCGCGCGTGCCACCGTCTCGGCACGCCTGCGACGCCTCGAGGACACCGGTGTGATTGCCGGCTACGAACCCCGAATCAACCTTGCCGCAGCAGGTTTCGACGTCCAAGCGTTCGTGACGATGGAGATCGTGCAGGGCGCTCTCGAAGATGTCACCGAGGTCCTCGAACGCATCCCGGGGGTGCTCGAAGCATTCGCCACCACCGGCGCAGGCGACGTCCTGTGCCGCATCGGGGCCGAATCGCATCTCGGTCTCCAGCAAACCCTCATCGAACTGAACCGCTCCTCGATCGTCGCGCGGTCGACGAGCGTGATGGTGTTGTCGGAAGTCGTGCACTATCGGGCGATGCCGCTGCTCCGCACCCTCCAGCCCGAACGATCCGCGAAGGCACCGGCCTACCGGCGCTGA
- the hppD gene encoding 4-hydroxyphenylpyruvate dioxygenase translates to MTLEYTLTDSERLAQLDAEELQRLVGLVEYDSERDPFPVSGWDAVVWVVGNATQTAHYFQSAYGMELVAYSGPTTGNRDHHAYVLRSGAVRFVIKGAVDPDSPLIEHHRRHGDGVVDIALQVPDVDKCIEHARRQGATVLEEPYEVSDENGTVRIGAIATYGDTRHTLVDRSRYNGPYLPGYVERTSTYRKREGAPKRIFQALDHVVGNVELGRMDEWVDFYNRVMGFTNMAEFIGDDIATDYSALMSKVVCNGNHRVKFPLNEPAIAKKRSQIDEYLDFYRGPGAQHLALATNDILTAVDSLREEGVEFLATPDAYYDDPELRARIGEVRVPIEELKRRGILVDRDEDGYLLQIFTKPVGDRPTVFFELIERHGSLGFGKGNFKALFEAIEREQAARGNF, encoded by the coding sequence ATGACTCTGGAATACACCCTGACCGACAGCGAACGCCTCGCTCAGCTCGACGCCGAGGAGCTCCAGCGCCTCGTCGGTCTCGTGGAGTACGACAGCGAACGGGATCCGTTCCCGGTGAGCGGCTGGGACGCTGTGGTGTGGGTGGTCGGCAACGCCACGCAGACGGCGCACTACTTCCAGTCGGCCTACGGCATGGAACTCGTCGCCTATTCCGGACCCACCACCGGCAACCGCGACCATCACGCCTACGTACTGCGCAGCGGCGCCGTGCGATTCGTGATCAAGGGTGCGGTCGATCCGGACAGCCCGCTGATCGAGCATCATCGGCGGCACGGTGACGGTGTGGTCGACATCGCCCTGCAGGTGCCCGATGTCGACAAGTGCATCGAACACGCCCGGCGCCAGGGAGCGACCGTCCTCGAGGAGCCCTACGAGGTGAGCGACGAGAACGGTACCGTCCGCATCGGCGCCATCGCTACGTACGGCGACACGCGGCACACACTCGTCGACCGGTCGCGCTACAACGGCCCGTACCTGCCCGGCTACGTCGAGCGCACCTCGACCTACCGCAAGCGCGAGGGTGCGCCCAAGCGGATCTTCCAGGCGCTCGATCACGTCGTCGGCAACGTCGAACTCGGGCGCATGGACGAGTGGGTCGACTTCTACAACCGCGTCATGGGTTTCACGAACATGGCGGAGTTCATCGGCGACGATATCGCGACCGACTACTCGGCGCTCATGAGCAAGGTGGTGTGCAACGGCAACCACCGCGTGAAGTTTCCGCTCAACGAGCCCGCGATCGCAAAGAAGCGTTCGCAGATCGACGAATATCTCGACTTCTACCGCGGACCGGGCGCACAGCATCTCGCCCTGGCCACCAACGACATCCTCACCGCGGTCGATTCGCTGCGAGAAGAGGGCGTGGAGTTCCTCGCGACTCCCGATGCGTACTACGACGATCCGGAGTTGCGTGCCCGTATCGGAGAGGTCCGGGTGCCGATCGAGGAGCTGAAGAGGCGAGGCATCCTGGTCGACCGTGACGAGGACGGCTATCTGCTGCAGATCTTCACGAAGCCCGTCGGCGACCGTCCGACGGTGTTCTTCGAACTGATCGAGCGGCACGGCTCGCTCGGCTTCGGCAAGGGCAACTTCAAGGCGCTGTTCGAGGCGATCGAGCGGGAGCAGGCCGCGCGCGGCAACTTCTGA
- a CDS encoding SRPBCC family protein, with protein MIHVRHSAVADIPVDLAFSYVDDYRNVPDWMFGVARFQPVGGQVSGLGAVYDSTMRIGPKDFDSRVEVVDWERNRTIVLDSIAGFRAASSWTFTDLGDATRLDVDFGYRLPGGIAGHTLGLLIEPVVGTAIRQTEHALRTRLGQLV; from the coding sequence ATGATTCACGTCCGCCACAGCGCCGTCGCAGACATCCCCGTCGACCTCGCGTTCTCCTATGTCGACGACTATCGGAACGTGCCCGACTGGATGTTCGGAGTGGCTCGCTTCCAACCCGTGGGCGGGCAGGTCTCCGGCCTCGGTGCCGTCTACGACTCGACCATGCGGATCGGCCCCAAGGATTTCGACTCGCGCGTGGAAGTCGTCGATTGGGAACGCAACCGCACGATCGTCCTCGACTCGATCGCCGGATTCCGCGCCGCGTCGTCGTGGACCTTCACCGACCTCGGCGACGCGACGCGACTCGACGTCGACTTCGGCTACCGACTGCCCGGCGGGATCGCCGGCCACACACTCGGCCTGCTCATCGAACCTGTTGTGGGGACGGCGATCCGGCAGACCGAGCACGCGCTGCGCACGCGGCTCGGTCAGCTCGTCTAG
- a CDS encoding mycofactocin-coupled SDR family oxidoreductase — protein sequence MAGRVEGKVAFITGAARGQGRSHAIRLAQEGADIIALDICGPIRENAQIEPSTPEDMAETVEAVKSLNRRIVTAQVDVRDFDAVKAAVDNGVEQLGRLDIIVANAGIGTGGAMLHETDEFDWQEMLDINLSGVWKSIKAGVPHMIAGGNGGSIVLTSSVGGLKAYPTMGPYISAKHGVVGMMRTFAVELGQHSIRVNTVHPTNVNTPMFMNEGAMKMFRPDLENPGPEDMKVATQFMHVLPVGWVEPEDISNAVLFLASDEARYVTGLTLTVDAGSTLK from the coding sequence ATGGCAGGAAGAGTCGAAGGTAAGGTCGCTTTCATCACGGGAGCCGCACGCGGGCAGGGACGCAGCCATGCGATCCGGCTGGCGCAGGAGGGTGCCGACATCATCGCGCTCGACATCTGCGGGCCGATCCGGGAGAACGCGCAGATCGAACCGTCCACCCCGGAGGATATGGCCGAAACCGTCGAAGCCGTCAAGAGTCTGAATCGGCGGATCGTCACGGCCCAGGTCGACGTGCGCGACTTCGACGCGGTGAAGGCCGCAGTCGACAACGGTGTCGAGCAACTGGGACGTCTCGACATCATCGTCGCCAATGCCGGTATCGGCACCGGTGGGGCGATGCTGCACGAGACGGACGAATTCGATTGGCAGGAGATGCTCGACATCAACCTGTCGGGTGTGTGGAAGTCGATCAAAGCCGGAGTGCCGCACATGATCGCGGGTGGGAACGGTGGGTCGATCGTCCTGACCAGTTCGGTCGGCGGCCTGAAGGCCTATCCCACCATGGGCCCGTACATCTCCGCGAAACACGGGGTGGTCGGCATGATGCGCACCTTCGCCGTCGAACTGGGACAGCATTCCATCCGGGTCAACACCGTACATCCCACCAACGTGAACACACCGATGTTCATGAACGAGGGTGCCATGAAGATGTTCCGGCCCGACCTCGAGAATCCCGGGCCGGAGGACATGAAGGTGGCCACGCAGTTCATGCACGTCCTGCCCGTCGGTTGGGTGGAGCCGGAGGACATCAGCAATGCCGTCCTGTTCCTGGCGTCGGACGAAGCCCGCTACGTCACCGGACTCACGCTCACCGTCGATGCCGGCAGCACGCTGAAATAG
- a CDS encoding dihydrofolate reductase family protein translates to MKLTVTTFVSADGVAQGPGGPDEDRSDGFDRGGWVVPLFDEDTGKFIDEVFSQVDAFLLGRNTYDVFAASWPNSTDPDDPVARALNTLPKYVASTTLTDPKWQNTTVLEGDVPSAIAELKKRPGRELQVHGSIRLVHTLFEHDLVDEYRLITFPVVLGQGRRLFPIGGRDTKLDLVESRATSSGVVITVYRPTGRPEYGLAEVE, encoded by the coding sequence ATGAAACTCACGGTGACGACCTTCGTATCGGCCGACGGTGTTGCCCAGGGGCCGGGTGGCCCCGACGAGGATCGCAGCGACGGCTTCGATCGCGGCGGCTGGGTGGTGCCATTGTTCGACGAGGACACCGGCAAATTCATCGACGAGGTGTTCTCGCAGGTCGATGCGTTCCTTCTGGGCCGGAACACCTACGACGTCTTTGCTGCGTCGTGGCCGAACTCGACCGATCCCGACGACCCGGTCGCCCGTGCGCTCAACACCCTGCCGAAATACGTCGCGTCCACGACGCTCACCGACCCGAAGTGGCAGAATACGACCGTCCTCGAGGGCGACGTCCCGTCCGCGATCGCGGAACTGAAGAAGCGGCCCGGACGGGAATTGCAGGTGCACGGCAGCATCCGCCTCGTCCACACCCTTTTCGAGCACGACCTGGTCGACGAGTACCGACTCATCACATTCCCCGTCGTCCTCGGGCAGGGTCGGCGACTGTTCCCGATCGGGGGTCGCGACACGAAATTGGATCTCGTCGAATCGCGTGCCACCTCGTCCGGTGTCGTCATCACGGTGTACCGGCCGACCGGCCGACCCGAGTACGGACTCGCCGAAGTGGAGTGA
- a CDS encoding ferredoxin: MTGSPKRLYIDRDLCEAHALCIEIAPEIFDLPDDDIATCDENPPESLWPKAHSAAGACPRQAIGIVETSPSAQPSPKGQ; encoded by the coding sequence ATGACGGGATCACCGAAGCGCCTGTACATCGATCGGGATCTGTGCGAAGCACACGCGTTGTGCATCGAGATCGCACCCGAGATCTTCGACCTCCCCGACGACGACATCGCGACCTGCGACGAGAACCCACCGGAAAGCCTCTGGCCCAAGGCCCATTCCGCCGCCGGCGCCTGCCCCCGGCAGGCCATCGGCATCGTCGAGACCTCCCCCTCCGCCCAACCTTCCCCGAAAGGTCAGTGA
- a CDS encoding NDMA-dependent alcohol dehydrogenase, whose amino-acid sequence MKTKAAVVKGINQPWEIEEIDLGDPVAGEVQIRLAASGLCHSDEHLRSGATPLPSFPVLGGHEGAGVVTKVGPGVRGLKEGDHVVLAFIPACGRCRSCAKGLQNICDEGAGLLTGQAISDKTYRATLNGDPVLQMCLLGTFAPYVTVNEASVIKIEKDIPLEKAALLGCGVATGWGSATEIGGTKLGDTVVVIGVGGVGINSVQGAAHAGARFVVAIDPVEFKRQKAKEFGATHVFASIEEAAPAIGEITWGQMANVTVITVGEITGDIIGPALGLTAKGGQVVVVGMGHATDSQVTMSLFELTLLQKRLQGAIFGGTGPRSQIPKLLELYRNGQLDLDNLVTKTYKLEDINEGYADMHAGRNLRGLVLYGEDDY is encoded by the coding sequence GTGAAGACGAAGGCAGCAGTCGTCAAGGGAATCAACCAGCCGTGGGAGATCGAGGAGATCGATCTCGGCGATCCCGTCGCAGGTGAGGTGCAGATCCGTCTCGCGGCTTCGGGTCTGTGCCATTCCGACGAGCATCTGCGTTCGGGTGCGACGCCGCTGCCGTCCTTTCCGGTCCTCGGTGGTCACGAAGGCGCCGGCGTGGTTACCAAGGTCGGTCCGGGTGTAAGGGGCCTGAAGGAAGGCGACCATGTCGTCCTCGCGTTCATCCCGGCCTGTGGCCGCTGTCGGTCCTGCGCGAAGGGCCTGCAGAACATCTGCGACGAGGGCGCCGGCCTGCTCACCGGTCAGGCCATCTCCGACAAGACCTACCGCGCGACCTTGAACGGCGATCCGGTGCTGCAGATGTGCCTGCTCGGCACGTTCGCGCCGTACGTCACCGTCAATGAAGCATCGGTCATCAAGATCGAGAAGGACATCCCACTCGAGAAGGCCGCCCTGCTCGGGTGCGGCGTCGCGACCGGCTGGGGTTCGGCCACGGAGATCGGCGGCACCAAGCTCGGAGACACCGTCGTGGTCATCGGTGTCGGCGGTGTCGGCATCAACTCCGTGCAGGGCGCGGCGCACGCCGGCGCGCGGTTCGTCGTCGCGATCGACCCCGTCGAATTCAAGCGACAGAAGGCCAAGGAGTTCGGCGCCACGCACGTATTCGCGTCGATCGAGGAGGCCGCGCCGGCGATCGGCGAGATCACCTGGGGGCAGATGGCCAACGTCACCGTCATCACCGTCGGTGAGATCACCGGCGACATCATCGGTCCCGCACTCGGTCTCACGGCCAAGGGTGGGCAGGTCGTCGTCGTGGGCATGGGCCATGCCACCGACTCGCAGGTGACGATGAGCCTGTTCGAGCTGACGCTGCTGCAGAAGCGCTTGCAGGGGGCCATCTTCGGTGGCACCGGCCCGCGCTCGCAGATCCCCAAGCTGCTCGAGCTGTACCGGAACGGGCAGCTCGATCTCGACAACCTCGTCACCAAGACCTACAAGCTCGAGGACATCAACGAGGGTTACGCCGACATGCACGCCGGCAGGAACCTCCGCGGTCTCGTCCTCTACGGCGAGGACGATTACTGA